DNA sequence from the Orcinus orca chromosome 2, mOrcOrc1.1, whole genome shotgun sequence genome:
GTTTTTATTGCTGGCCTGCCCCGTGGAGCTTAGCTGGCCTCCATCCGGAGCTTCTTCCTGCTTTGGGGCTCTTCGGGCTCCGACTCCGAGCTGGAGTCTGAGCCCCCATCGAAGGCAGAGATGGTGCTGCCCTTGGCGTTGGTGTAGAGGCTGTTGTCTGAGGAGGGGTAGTTGGTCTGCAGTTGGGCACTCGACCTCGCCTTCTCCAGTGCACGGACTGAAAGGCAACCAAGCGAGTGGGTTATAGCCTTCTGGAGACTGGGGGAGTAACCGAGTCTCAGGTCAGGGTCCAGCCTGTTCTTCCGAAGGGCTTGCTGGCCCCCGAGGCTCAGGGTGGCTCATAAGTAACTCCCTTCTGGTGGCTGTTCCACCTGCATACTTCATTTCCCTCTGCCTTTGCCAGCCAGAGCTGAGTGCTCAGTGGATGTGGCCAGCCACTCTGCAATGCCACCCAACCCTAAAGAGAAGGCTTGTGATGTCACTGTCCTGCTGTAGAAGCCCAGTACAGAGACAGGAGCACGAGCTCCCTGTGGGACCCAGTGGTGCAGTAACAGCGAAGCTGGCCTGGCAATGCCAGGCTCCACAAGGGTGTGAAGGCCACACATCAACAGGAAAGGATGACAGAAGATGTATCAGCCAAAGAAAAGTTTTGGCTTAGCTCTCATGTACAAGATCCACTTGGAAAGACAAGCTGGACAC
Encoded proteins:
- the MAX gene encoding protein max isoform X3, with protein sequence MLFWSSKGKARADQVLCSWGIHFSSSLMEDASKRKFRALEKARSSAQLQTNYPSSDNSLYTNAKGSTISAFDGGSDSSSESEPEEPQSRKKLRMEAS